The sequence TCTCCCAGTTGTCATCAGCGGCCGCAGGATTGTTCGCCAGAGAGGCGTTGACTCCTCCCTGAGCAGCTCCGGAGTGGGACCTCACGGGGTGCACCTGCGAGATGATGGCCACATCTGTCTTCGGAGCTGCCTCGACTGCCGCTCTTAGACCTGCTAGACCCCCGCCGATTACCAGAATCTTGTGGTAGTACACTTGATCAACCTTCCTAGCCAACTATGAAGGGGATTAGGATCACGATGCCCCAGATGAGAGTCGCAATCCCGACAACCCAGAGGGCGACGTCGACCAGCTTCTTCCTCTTCACGAACATGTCGAAGTCGAACATCACGGTCCTGAACCCGTTGAGTCCATGAAGAAGTACCATGGAGAGCATTCCATAGTCTACAATGATGTATATCAGTTGATCCAGTCGCACGCTCACATCACTAAATGTGATCAAAGCATCGCCACTCGTTTCATCGCCAACACCCATGAAGTGGGCAACGTAGATGTGAATCGCAAGAAAGACCAACAACAGCACTGCCGAGACCCTCTGGAAGAACCACGCCCAGGTCCCTGCGACTTTGGATGTCGCTATTCTCTTCTCATCCATATTATGCACCCCCTGGCACGATTACCAGATGCCATATAGCCCAGAGACCGCCGACTATGAGCACGGCGGAAACGGCCATGCATATCCAGAAAACAAGCTTCTGGCGTCTGATGCCGACGCCGAGGTCGAAGAGCATGATCCTGAAGCCGTTCATCGCATGATATATCACGATGATTACCAGCATGAAGTCCATGGCGACGAAGAGCGGCTGAGAGGTCGTCGCCATCAGCTTGTCGAAGTCCGCTCCGCCCTCGCTCAGTGATGCCGTTGTCAAGAACGACAGGTGCATGAAAACGTAGACGACGAGTGCGAGGCCAGTTAGCCTGTGCCCGACCCATGCCCACATGCCAGTCTTCATGTTCGTCGGCCAGAATTCGCTGTTTCTGCCAAACAACCACTTGAATTTGCCTATGTTCATTCAAACACCTGACCAAGATTCATCGATCTCTGCGTCCCGACTTGAGAGTCCGTCAAGCGCTCCGAAGAGGCCTGAAGGAGCCTCAGTCCCCCGGCGGCCTAGACTAGCAAGAATGTACTTAAGCATATCTCTTCGAACAGAAACAAGGCGATTTTCCTCAGTCGAAATTCAAACATCCGCCCATAATCGTGACTATAATTTCGAATTTCGATTCCGAATTCTGAAAGTCGTCTATCAGATCTCGGGCCGCACGTTTCTCCGAGAGAGCAGTCTCCTGTTCGTCTCAAGGCGATGACGCAACGGCAACACTTTCAGTCCGATCATCAAGTGCCAAGCCGCTCGACTGCGCCCAACAAAGTCAAGTAGTTATATCTGAATATCGTCCCAACGAGCATCATGGACAACTACCAGTGTAATGTCTGTGGATACATCTACGACCCGGAGAAGGGGGATCCTACCCAGAACATCGAACCGGGCACGGCTTTCGAGGATTTGCCTAAAGACTGGACCTGCCCTGAGTGCGGCGCAGGGAAGGACGAGTTCACCAAGGTTTGAATCGACCGTTCTCATTGCTCGGCATCTTCGAACTTGTCCGTGCGCAGAGCGCCCATTGACGGAATCACGGATGCGTTGACTCAATGATACTGAGACTTGTGGTAATCGGTTTTGGGAACGTTGGCAAGGAGTTCGTCCGCCTACTGCTTTCGAAACGCGAATGGCTCTTGAAGAACAAGGGATTGGACGTCGAGGTGCTCGCAATAGCTACGAAGAGTCGGGGTTCGCTAATCTCGAATCGAGCTCTTGACCTCGAGAAGGTGCTTGGACATTTCAAAGACCAAGGTAATCTCAAGGGGTTCGGACCCGAGAACACTCAACTCTCTCCGATGGAAATAATCGGCAAGACCGATGCGGACATGATGGTCGAGCTCACGACTCTGAACGTCGAGACCGGACAGCCAGCGATTGACCACATCAAGGCTGCGTTCAACATGAGCATGGATGTGATCACGGCGAACAAAGGACCGATAGCCCATGCATACAAGGACCTAAGGAACATGGCCAGGTCCAGAGGAGTGCACTTCAGGTTCGAGGGCACGGTCATGGACGGCACCCCGATCTTCAACCTGGTGGAGAAGACCCTGCCCGGTTGTGAGATAACTGGCCTCGAGGGGATACTCAACAGCACCTCCAACTTCGTGCTCGCCAAGATGGATGTTGGCATGACGATGGATGCCGCCATCAGAGAGGCCCAATCGAGAGGGATCGCCGAAGCTGACCCGTCGTTGGACATCGACGGCTGGGACGCATCCGCGAAGATCGCAGCCCTTGCGAATGTCCTAATGGACGCTGACACAGACCCGAAGAAGGTCGCACGGAAAGGCATTAGAGAAATCACGAGCGCGGATATCGAGGCGGCCGCGAAGAAGGGTAAGAAGATCAAGCTGATTGCCAGTGCAAAACCAGTGGGCGAGTCGGTCGAACTGTCGGTCAGCCCTCAGATGGTGGGGCCTGACAGCCCATTATGGTCGGTTGATGGGACTTCGAGCGCACTCACGATCAAGACGGACCTCATGGGTGACCTGACGATCATTGAGGGGAGTGGAGAGGTCTCACAGACCGCATATGCGATATTCTCCGACCTCATCCTGACGGTAGAAGCAATCAGGAACGGCACCATCTGAACCCTCAGAAGGTCTCGAGGCTGAACTCCATATTGTCGTAATAGAACCCAGATTTGGTCCTGTTCTCATACTCAGCGTTGAGGATCGTCAGGTGCCCAGCCTCCTCCCCGACGAGCCAGTTGAAGACCTCCCTTGCCCTCGTGTCATCCGTGCGGGAGCCTGCGCTCCTGTAGTACTCGATCGACTTCTGCTCGACTTCTATGCCTACTTTCAGGACATCGAGTTCACCCGCGTCCGGGCTGAGCTTCAGATGCCTGAAGGCCTTGTCCTGGAAGACCGAAACCCTCGCGAATGTAGGGGCGCTTCGCTTCATATCCTGCAACGACGCCCATTCTCCTCCGTGTTCCAGCCGTCTCAGCTCCTCGGCCAGTATGTCGACATGCCTCTGCTCTTGTTTCACGAGGCTGATGAAAGTGTCCTTGGAGCGCTGATGTTCCACCATTCCAATAGCGCGCTCAAAGAAATCCTTTCCTTCAATCTCCATCTGGATGGCGTTCCTCAGTGTTTCCAACGCGCCCGTCTTGCTGCTCTCCAACGGCATCACCGTCCCCTGGTATGGAACAGGCGGCATCGCGGATATAGGATCTTCCACGGATAATCCTGCAGCGAACCGGACGATGAGCATTCAGGAAGGAATGAGGACCATAGATACTCGCGACTCAACCCACACGGGAGAGACAACCCCGTCCGGTTCACTGGCCCTCGAGCCCAAGCTACTCCATTGCAAAAATTGATTATCGTCCGTGACCTGCCCCTTCACATGTCTGAAGCTCCTTTCATCAGCACGTTCATCGGGGTTGCGCTGATCCCGGTCGCGTTTCTGTTCACCCATGCGTACTACAGCGGCAAGAGGAGACTGCCGTACCACAAGCTGACGGGTACAACTGGAATCGTTTGGGATCTCGGCATGTCGATATTCTATATGCTGTTCAGGCTGTTCGGAGGACAGGTCGAAGGCGGGATAATCGACATCCATCCCGGGCTCATCGCGTACTTCGCCATTCACGGCATCGTCGCGGCCGTTGTGATCCTGCTTGAACTCGGAATCCTGACCACCGGCATTTGGCAGTGGAGGAAGAGAAAACCGAACATATGGCACAGGAAACTCGCGACCCCGCTGTACATCCTCTGGTTCGTCGCATTCCTGTCAGGCGAACTCGTCTATCTAGTCTACTACGTGCTCTGAGGGCTCACTGTGCGGTGGTGCCCCCGTCGACGGATAGGGCAGCACCCGTGACGAATGAGGCCTCGTCCGATGCGAGGAACAGAACTGCCTGCGCGATCTCCTCGGGTCTGCCGAGACGTCCGACCGGGTGTATTCCACATTCGTGCTCAAGGTAGGATTCTGGGTCGCCCGAGGCACGGACCTCTTTGTCGAGCATGGGGGTACGTACAGTCCCTGG is a genomic window of Candidatus Thermoplasmatota archaeon containing:
- a CDS encoding rubredoxin, which gives rise to MDNYQCNVCGYIYDPEKGDPTQNIEPGTAFEDLPKDWTCPECGAGKDEFTKV
- a CDS encoding homoserine dehydrogenase, producing MILRLVVIGFGNVGKEFVRLLLSKREWLLKNKGLDVEVLAIATKSRGSLISNRALDLEKVLGHFKDQGNLKGFGPENTQLSPMEIIGKTDADMMVELTTLNVETGQPAIDHIKAAFNMSMDVITANKGPIAHAYKDLRNMARSRGVHFRFEGTVMDGTPIFNLVEKTLPGCEITGLEGILNSTSNFVLAKMDVGMTMDAAIREAQSRGIAEADPSLDIDGWDASAKIAALANVLMDADTDPKKVARKGIREITSADIEAAAKKGKKIKLIASAKPVGESVELSVSPQMVGPDSPLWSVDGTSSALTIKTDLMGDLTIIEGSGEVSQTAYAIFSDLILTVEAIRNGTI
- a CDS encoding ferritin family protein, which gives rise to MEDPISAMPPVPYQGTVMPLESSKTGALETLRNAIQMEIEGKDFFERAIGMVEHQRSKDTFISLVKQEQRHVDILAEELRRLEHGGEWASLQDMKRSAPTFARVSVFQDKAFRHLKLSPDAGELDVLKVGIEVEQKSIEYYRSAGSRTDDTRAREVFNWLVGEEAGHLTILNAEYENRTKSGFYYDNMEFSLETF
- the sdhC gene encoding succinate dehydrogenase, cytochrome b556 subunit, with the protein product MNIGKFKWLFGRNSEFWPTNMKTGMWAWVGHRLTGLALVVYVFMHLSFLTTASLSEGGADFDKLMATTSQPLFVAMDFMLVIIVIYHAMNGFRIMLFDLGVGIRRQKLVFWICMAVSAVLIVGGLWAIWHLVIVPGGA